From the genome of Hymenobacter cellulosilyticus, one region includes:
- a CDS encoding PAS domain-containing protein produces the protein MVNSEAISPEEQIRRQAEEQFRFLADFIPQLVWFTDPTGFHTYFNQRWIDYTGYSLKDSVGPDMWNNLLHPDDQQKARQIWGHSLATGDFYEIEYRFKGRDGEYRWFLGQARPQYDEAGQIKQWFGTCTDIHDQKLTELALRRREQDLERAYADLEVKVTFRNLELERQVQELRQRLGE, from the coding sequence ATGGTCAATTCTGAAGCTATTTCCCCTGAGGAACAAATCCGTCGGCAGGCCGAGGAGCAGTTCCGGTTTCTTGCCGATTTCATTCCGCAACTGGTCTGGTTTACCGACCCCACCGGCTTTCACACCTACTTCAATCAGCGCTGGATTGACTATACCGGCTATTCGTTGAAGGACAGCGTGGGGCCCGATATGTGGAACAACCTGCTCCACCCCGACGACCAGCAGAAGGCCCGCCAGATCTGGGGCCATTCCCTGGCTACCGGCGACTTTTACGAAATCGAGTACCGGTTTAAGGGCAGAGATGGCGAGTACCGCTGGTTTTTGGGTCAGGCCCGGCCCCAGTACGACGAAGCCGGGCAGATCAAGCAGTGGTTTGGCACCTGCACCGACATTCACGACCAGAAACTCACCGAACTGGCCCTGCGCCGCCGGGAGCAGGACCTGGAGCGGGCCTACGCCGACCTGGAAGTGAAAGTAACTTTCCGCAACCTGGAGCTGGAGCGGCAGGTGCAAGAGTTGCGCCAACGCTTGGGTGAGTAA
- a CDS encoding DUF1572 family protein, whose product MSTSDALGQAVLTTLRHNFTAYKTLTDRALAQLSETEWLVVPAPGANSAAVIVQHMIGNLRSRFTDFLTTDGEKPDRQRDQEFEEPTSVAAVAGLQQGWEAAWGILFTLLEELQPADLLRTVTIRGEEHTVLAALERQATHYAYHSGQVVQLAKHLRGQAWRTLSVPRGQSEQFNQQMRARLNPAGPSAV is encoded by the coding sequence ATGTCTACTTCCGATGCCCTGGGCCAGGCCGTGCTGACTACGCTGCGCCACAACTTCACTGCCTACAAAACCCTCACGGACCGGGCTCTGGCCCAGCTTTCCGAAACCGAGTGGCTAGTGGTGCCCGCGCCCGGCGCCAACAGCGCCGCCGTCATCGTGCAGCACATGATTGGCAACCTTCGCTCCCGCTTCACCGACTTTCTGACCACCGACGGCGAAAAGCCCGACCGGCAGCGCGACCAGGAATTTGAGGAGCCGACCTCGGTGGCGGCGGTAGCCGGGTTGCAGCAGGGTTGGGAAGCCGCCTGGGGTATCCTGTTCACCCTGCTCGAGGAACTGCAACCCGCCGATTTGCTGCGCACCGTTACCATCCGGGGCGAGGAACACACGGTGCTGGCGGCCCTGGAGCGGCAGGCCACGCACTACGCCTACCACAGCGGGCAGGTGGTGCAGCTGGCCAAGCACCTGCGCGGCCAGGCCTGGCGCACCCTGAGCGTGCCCCGGGGCCAGAGTGAGCAATTCAACCAACAAATGCGCGCCCGCCTCAACCCGGCGGGCCCTTCCGCAGTTTAG
- a CDS encoding helix-turn-helix domain-containing protein has protein sequence MPTPIPKKLLARQHEITADYLRLLDQHLADIAAGRATEMFEVRDFADQLCIHPTHLSNTIKLTTGHAPCYFFEARILDLARQLLLDPSRSVADVAQSLTYDPSNFTKFFKRFAGCTPKQYREQVWEAQRLAKSETVTI, from the coding sequence ATGCCCACTCCGATTCCCAAGAAGCTGCTGGCCCGCCAGCACGAAATAACGGCTGACTACCTGCGCCTGCTCGACCAGCACCTGGCCGACATTGCCGCGGGCCGGGCCACGGAAATGTTCGAAGTCCGGGACTTTGCCGACCAGCTCTGCATTCATCCCACCCACCTGAGCAATACCATCAAGCTCACGACCGGCCACGCGCCCTGCTATTTCTTCGAGGCCCGCATCCTGGACCTGGCCCGGCAGCTGCTGCTGGACCCCAGTCGCTCCGTGGCCGACGTGGCCCAGAGCCTGACCTACGACCCGTCGAACTTCACCAAGTTCTTCAAGCGCTTTGCGGGCTGCACGCCCAAGCAGTACCGGGAGCAGGTGTGGGAAGCGCAGCGGCTGGCCAAATCGGAAACGGTCACCATTTAA
- a CDS encoding S1C family serine protease gives MKKPFTPVISSLLLGTTLLQSCATIISSPSQSVRVVGQPAGSTYYVNERIVKAKPIAGSTDVIIKVKRKKNSEVKIKHDGYKDYSEVLYPDKKNALIYLNWVPVLGGIGSAFRTNADGTPAESYSGTGLLVGLGGFAVDKITGSDKRLNKSEIKPDMIMLPKAVAGSQTVQCGLMNVRIKGGDKMGNFMIRDEPAEILYFGKSLDVDVEHLKATVNGSLKDLGYTVPTSEGKSVFSTGANSRYTLQGEMRDIKYNIKATNKYEHLAHYETSCAVEITWKLVNQNRQTVFEKKTAGSSFKFERGGSASFEDAFENSLYTFMGNKEVAAALAKPAGNSAATAAADEKLPAIAIHRAAALKLTGDNGVGSAAKCVVTIETTDGHGSGCIISADGYLVTNAHVVGEEETVKVRMADGIEAKGKVVRVNPDMDLALVKIDVDGLSAFLLPSAASADLGADVFAIGTPADKELGQSITKGIISGRRKIEGHSFLQTDVSINGGNSGGALVGRSGQLVGIVNAKLVGRGIEGIGFAIPAEQVSDALQLKFVD, from the coding sequence CCCTGTTATCAGCAGCTTGCTGCTGGGCACCACCTTATTGCAAAGCTGTGCCACCATTATATCCAGCCCGTCGCAGTCGGTGCGCGTGGTGGGGCAGCCGGCGGGCAGCACTTACTACGTGAATGAGCGCATTGTCAAAGCCAAGCCCATTGCGGGCAGCACCGACGTCATCATCAAGGTGAAGCGCAAAAAGAATTCGGAAGTAAAAATCAAGCATGATGGCTACAAGGACTATTCCGAGGTGCTTTATCCCGACAAGAAAAATGCGCTGATCTACCTGAACTGGGTGCCCGTTTTGGGCGGAATCGGTTCGGCCTTTCGCACGAATGCGGATGGCACGCCGGCTGAATCCTACTCTGGCACGGGCCTGCTCGTGGGCCTGGGCGGCTTCGCAGTCGACAAGATTACCGGCTCCGATAAGCGCCTGAACAAAAGTGAAATAAAGCCCGACATGATTATGCTGCCCAAGGCCGTGGCTGGCAGCCAAACCGTGCAGTGCGGCCTGATGAACGTGCGCATCAAGGGCGGCGACAAAATGGGCAACTTCATGATTCGGGACGAGCCCGCCGAGATTCTCTACTTCGGCAAGTCGCTGGATGTAGACGTGGAGCACCTCAAAGCTACCGTGAACGGCTCCCTGAAAGATCTGGGCTACACCGTGCCGACCTCGGAAGGCAAAAGCGTATTCTCGACCGGCGCCAACTCCCGCTACACTCTGCAGGGCGAGATGCGCGACATCAAGTACAACATCAAGGCAACCAACAAGTACGAGCATCTGGCGCACTACGAAACTTCCTGCGCCGTGGAAATAACCTGGAAGCTGGTAAACCAGAACCGGCAGACAGTATTCGAGAAAAAGACGGCCGGCAGCAGCTTCAAGTTTGAGCGCGGCGGCAGCGCTTCTTTCGAAGATGCTTTCGAGAATTCGCTCTACACCTTCATGGGCAACAAGGAAGTAGCTGCGGCCCTGGCCAAGCCCGCCGGCAACAGCGCGGCCACGGCCGCTGCCGATGAGAAGCTGCCCGCCATTGCCATTCACCGCGCGGCTGCTCTCAAGCTTACGGGCGACAACGGCGTGGGCTCAGCGGCCAAGTGCGTGGTAACCATCGAAACCACGGACGGGCACGGCAGCGGCTGCATTATCTCCGCCGACGGCTACCTGGTGACCAATGCTCACGTGGTAGGAGAAGAGGAAACAGTAAAGGTGCGCATGGCCGACGGCATCGAAGCCAAAGGCAAAGTGGTGCGCGTAAACCCCGACATGGACCTGGCTCTCGTAAAGATAGACGTGGATGGCCTCAGCGCCTTTCTGCTTCCCAGCGCCGCCAGTGCCGATTTAGGCGCCGACGTGTTTGCCATTGGCACCCCGGCCGACAAAGAGCTAGGCCAGAGCATCACCAAGGGCATTATCAGCGGCCGGCGCAAGATTGAGGGCCACTCGTTCCTGCAAACCGATGTGAGCATCAACGGCGGCAACAGCGGCGGGGCCCTGGTCGGCCGCAGCGGCCAGCTCGTGGGCATTGTCAATGCCAAGCTTGTGGGCCGCGGCATCGAGGGCATCGGCTTCGCCATTCCTGCCGAGCAGGTTTCCGACGCTCTGCAACTCAAGTTCGTCGACTAA
- a CDS encoding outer membrane beta-barrel family protein has product MYTVNQGETDYDLQQQRWADGRDYVDYRENSFNDNRNREATFQTDYVQPLDSTKTLEIGAKSILRTVSSDYRIEADSLDGRGFVLVPSRSNQFRYDQNVYAGYLTYGFAVGKTLTFKFGTRVEHTRIDGDFMTNSATLQTNYTNVVPSLMAAWDVTKDQKLKLSYTRRIQRPSIFYLNPYINTSNPRNIMAGNPSLAPELTDAYELGYNTYIKKSSFTFSGYWRQTNNAIEALSRNVPARNLLPTVDSALVLYTTFQNVARNATYGLSVSGSTKLTPKWNLSGNVNYYYMWVRSAALNLENGGTMHNANITSAWQFDNGWSAQFTGLFNSRRIQLQGRSSGYRSYNVAVKKELFQKKGSLTLSVINPFNRQLIFRNDLASEQFTYTDNSYFLNRNLRLSFNYQFGKLENRPARPKKSIRNDDQKEGG; this is encoded by the coding sequence TTGTACACTGTCAATCAAGGCGAAACCGACTACGACCTGCAGCAGCAGCGCTGGGCCGACGGGCGCGACTATGTGGACTACCGCGAAAACAGCTTCAACGACAACCGCAACCGCGAAGCCACCTTTCAGACCGACTACGTGCAGCCCCTGGACAGCACTAAAACGCTGGAAATTGGGGCCAAAAGCATCCTGCGCACCGTCAGCAGCGACTACCGCATCGAGGCCGACAGCCTCGACGGCCGGGGCTTCGTGCTGGTACCCTCCCGCTCCAACCAGTTTCGCTACGACCAGAACGTGTACGCGGGCTACCTGACCTACGGCTTTGCGGTGGGCAAAACCCTGACTTTCAAGTTCGGAACCCGCGTGGAGCACACCCGCATCGACGGCGACTTTATGACCAACAGCGCCACGCTGCAAACCAACTATACCAATGTGGTGCCCAGCCTGATGGCAGCCTGGGACGTGACCAAGGACCAGAAGCTTAAGCTCAGCTACACCCGCCGGATTCAGCGGCCCAGCATTTTCTACCTCAACCCCTACATCAATACCAGCAACCCGCGCAATATCATGGCCGGCAACCCCAGCCTGGCCCCCGAGCTGACCGACGCCTACGAGCTGGGCTACAACACCTACATTAAGAAAAGCTCGTTCACGTTTTCCGGCTACTGGCGCCAAACCAACAACGCCATTGAGGCCCTGTCGCGCAACGTGCCGGCCCGGAACCTGCTGCCCACCGTCGACTCGGCTTTGGTGCTGTACACCACGTTTCAGAACGTGGCCCGCAATGCCACCTACGGCCTGAGCGTGTCGGGCTCGACCAAGCTGACGCCCAAGTGGAACCTGAGCGGCAACGTGAACTACTACTACATGTGGGTGCGCAGCGCGGCCCTGAACCTGGAAAACGGCGGCACGATGCACAACGCCAACATCACCTCGGCCTGGCAGTTCGACAACGGCTGGAGCGCCCAGTTTACGGGTCTGTTCAATTCCCGCCGAATTCAGCTGCAGGGCCGCTCCTCGGGCTACCGCAGCTACAACGTGGCCGTGAAAAAGGAGCTGTTCCAGAAGAAAGGGAGCCTTACGTTGTCCGTCATCAACCCCTTCAACCGCCAGCTGATTTTCCGCAACGACCTGGCCTCGGAGCAGTTCACCTACACCGACAACTCCTACTTTCTCAACCGCAACCTGCGCCTGAGCTTCAACTACCAGTTTGGCAAGCTCGAAAACCGCCCCGCCCGGCCCAAGAAGAGCATCCGCAACGACGACCAGAAGGAAGGCGGCTAA
- a CDS encoding SDR family NAD(P)-dependent oxidoreductase, whose protein sequence is MSTSKIALVTGGSRGLGRNSALHLAQAGHDLILTYRTQQAEAEAVVAQIEALGRKAVALPLDTSQIASFPDFAQALRQQLSQHWQRSTFDFLINNAGIDARSAFAETTEEDFDNLLNVHFKGVYFLTQQLLPLLADGGGIVNFSTGLARFTTPGYAAYASMKGAVETLTKYMAKELGIRGIRANIVAPGIIKTDFTAAARAAYPQLEEYMSGNTALGRIGEPDDIGGVVAFLCSDAARWVNAQRLEASGGYSL, encoded by the coding sequence ATGAGCACTTCCAAAATTGCCCTCGTAACGGGCGGCAGCCGGGGCCTGGGCCGCAACAGCGCCCTGCACCTGGCCCAGGCCGGCCACGACCTGATCCTAACCTACCGCACCCAGCAGGCCGAAGCCGAGGCCGTAGTCGCCCAGATTGAGGCCCTCGGCCGCAAAGCCGTAGCCCTGCCCCTGGACACGAGCCAGATAGCCTCCTTTCCGGATTTTGCTCAGGCCCTTCGCCAGCAGCTCAGCCAGCACTGGCAGCGCTCCACATTCGACTTTCTCATCAACAACGCCGGCATTGATGCCCGCTCGGCCTTCGCCGAAACCACCGAGGAAGACTTCGACAACCTGCTCAACGTGCACTTCAAGGGCGTTTATTTCCTAACCCAGCAGCTGCTGCCCCTGCTGGCCGACGGCGGTGGTATCGTCAATTTCTCCACCGGACTGGCCCGCTTTACCACGCCCGGCTACGCGGCGTACGCCTCCATGAAGGGGGCCGTCGAAACGCTGACCAAGTACATGGCCAAGGAGCTGGGCATCCGGGGCATCCGGGCCAATATTGTAGCCCCGGGTATCATTAAGACCGATTTTACCGCCGCTGCTCGGGCGGCCTACCCGCAGTTGGAAGAGTATATGAGCGGCAACACGGCCCTGGGCCGCATCGGCGAGCCGGATGACATTGGGGGCGTGGTAGCCTTCCTGTGCTCCGACGCGGCCCGGTGGGTGAATGCTCAGCGCCTGGAGGCTTCGGGTGGCTATTCCCTGTAA
- a CDS encoding TonB-dependent receptor → MLLVAQLASGSVRAQGLEPASSASSVSATGKGRLLGRVVHEKTSQPVEFATVALLDEASGKTLDGAACDDQGRFTLTKIGAGRYQVVVSFVGFQPRTVAGVVFASSEAEVDLGAIKLTPTVQQLGEVKVTGERELVENKVDRIVYNAEKDITNSGGSAADVLQKVPLLTVDLNGNLQLRGSSNIRVLVNGKPSAIMASNLADALRQIPADQIKSVEVITSPSSKYDAEGSAGIVNIILKKNNLEGVNGSVNAAVGTRAHLAVLR, encoded by the coding sequence GTGCTGCTCGTAGCGCAGCTTGCCAGCGGCTCGGTACGGGCCCAGGGTCTGGAGCCGGCCAGTTCGGCAAGCAGCGTGAGTGCAACCGGTAAAGGCCGGCTGCTGGGCCGGGTGGTGCATGAGAAAACCAGCCAGCCGGTCGAGTTTGCCACCGTGGCCCTCCTGGACGAGGCCAGCGGCAAAACCCTGGACGGAGCCGCCTGCGACGACCAGGGCCGGTTTACGCTTACCAAAATCGGGGCGGGCCGCTACCAGGTGGTGGTTAGCTTCGTCGGGTTTCAGCCCCGTACGGTGGCGGGTGTCGTCTTTGCCAGCAGTGAGGCCGAGGTAGATTTGGGCGCAATCAAGCTGACGCCCACGGTGCAGCAGCTGGGCGAAGTGAAGGTAACCGGGGAGCGGGAATTGGTCGAAAATAAGGTGGACCGTATCGTGTACAACGCCGAAAAGGACATTACCAACTCGGGCGGCAGCGCGGCCGACGTGCTGCAGAAAGTGCCCCTGCTCACGGTAGACCTCAACGGCAATCTGCAGCTGCGGGGCTCGTCCAACATTCGGGTGCTGGTGAACGGCAAGCCCTCGGCCATTATGGCCAGCAACTTGGCCGACGCCCTGCGTCAGATTCCGGCCGACCAGATCAAGAGCGTGGAAGTTATAACCTCGCCCTCGTCGAAGTACGACGCCGAAGGCTCGGCTGGCATCGTCAACATCATCCTCAAGAAGAACAACCTGGAGGGCGTGAATGGCTCGGTAAATGCCGCCGTGGGCACCCGGGCGCATTTAGCAGTATTACGCTAA
- a CDS encoding DUF2256 domain-containing protein codes for MIVEQDSKPSVASPVALAARIGLYVPFLLIARKLVKGNLPTKICATCGRPFEYRKKWRNSWDEVRYCGEKCQRNKPGAPAA; via the coding sequence GTGATAGTAGAGCAGGATTCAAAACCTTCGGTTGCAAGCCCAGTTGCCCTAGCAGCTCGTATTGGTTTATATGTCCCCTTCCTCCTCATTGCCCGTAAGCTGGTCAAAGGTAACCTGCCGACCAAAATCTGCGCTACCTGCGGCCGGCCGTTTGAGTACCGCAAGAAGTGGCGCAACAGCTGGGATGAGGTGCGCTACTGCGGCGAAAAGTGCCAGCGCAACAAGCCCGGCGCGCCGGCCGCCTAA
- a CDS encoding amidase, whose amino-acid sequence MNRRLFLRNSGLASVALSTWSLSGCAAETNDTDAAVAVDPEQGAGTDSFELSEATITDLQSKLKSGKYTARRLTELYLQRIEAIDRNGPRLHSVIEVNPEALQLADALDKERKDGKVRGPLHGIPVLIKDNIDTADQMQTTAGSLALAGHKAKQDAFIVQRLRAAGAVILGKTNLSEWANFRSTRSTSGWSSRGGQTKNAYILDRTPSGSSSGSGVAVAANLCAVAIGTETDGSVVSPASCSGIVGIKPTVGLLSRSGIIPISATQDTAGPMARSVRDAALLLGVLTGADAADAVTQESTGKSAADYTAFLKPDGLKGKRVGVEKNHLKGNSDAIPLLQAALEVLKAQGATVVEVEVEKQTDPLGEAEYDVLLYEFKDGVNKYLSTAGASVKTVADVMRFNTQNKAKAMPFFQQEILEAAEKTDGLGSTKYQAALKKSHGGARQALDSVLRDNRLDAIVAVTNGPAPCLDLINGDSWKGPGFSSPAAMAGYPHITVPMGQAHGLPVGLSFVGGAYQEGPLLSLAYAYEQASKKRVKPQFGAPFVG is encoded by the coding sequence ATGAACCGACGCCTCTTTCTGCGCAACAGCGGCCTGGCCAGCGTGGCCCTTTCCACCTGGTCGCTGAGCGGCTGCGCTGCCGAAACCAACGATACTGACGCGGCCGTGGCCGTCGACCCCGAGCAGGGCGCCGGCACCGACAGCTTCGAGCTAAGTGAAGCCACTATTACCGACCTGCAGTCCAAGCTCAAAAGCGGCAAGTACACGGCTCGCCGCCTCACCGAGCTGTATCTGCAGCGCATCGAGGCTATCGACCGAAACGGCCCCCGGCTGCATTCTGTTATCGAAGTCAACCCCGAGGCCCTGCAGCTGGCCGACGCCCTGGACAAGGAGCGCAAAGATGGCAAGGTGCGCGGCCCGTTGCACGGCATACCGGTGCTGATCAAAGACAACATTGACACGGCCGACCAGATGCAAACTACCGCCGGGTCGTTGGCCTTGGCTGGGCACAAAGCCAAGCAGGATGCCTTTATTGTGCAGCGCCTGCGGGCTGCCGGAGCTGTGATATTGGGCAAAACCAACCTGAGCGAGTGGGCCAATTTCCGCTCGACGCGCTCTACCAGCGGCTGGAGCAGCCGCGGCGGTCAAACCAAGAATGCCTACATCCTCGACCGGACGCCGAGCGGCTCCAGCTCGGGCTCGGGCGTGGCGGTGGCCGCCAACCTCTGCGCCGTGGCCATCGGCACCGAAACCGACGGCTCGGTGGTGTCGCCGGCCTCGTGCTCGGGCATTGTGGGCATCAAGCCCACTGTGGGGCTGCTCAGCCGCTCGGGCATCATCCCGATTTCGGCCACCCAGGATACGGCCGGCCCCATGGCCCGCTCCGTGCGCGACGCGGCCCTGTTGCTCGGTGTGCTTACCGGCGCCGATGCTGCCGATGCCGTAACCCAGGAAAGTACCGGCAAAAGCGCTGCCGACTACACCGCCTTTCTGAAGCCCGACGGTCTGAAAGGCAAGCGCGTGGGCGTGGAGAAAAACCACCTGAAAGGCAACTCCGACGCAATTCCGCTGCTGCAGGCGGCCCTGGAAGTGCTCAAAGCCCAGGGGGCCACGGTGGTGGAAGTAGAGGTGGAGAAGCAGACGGACCCGCTGGGCGAGGCCGAGTACGACGTGCTGCTCTACGAGTTCAAAGACGGCGTGAACAAGTACCTGAGCACGGCCGGCGCTTCGGTCAAGACCGTGGCCGACGTGATGCGCTTCAACACCCAGAACAAGGCCAAGGCCATGCCTTTCTTCCAGCAGGAAATCCTGGAAGCTGCCGAGAAAACCGACGGATTGGGCAGCACCAAGTACCAGGCTGCCCTGAAAAAGTCGCACGGCGGGGCCCGGCAGGCCCTGGACTCCGTGCTGCGCGACAACCGCCTCGACGCCATTGTGGCCGTCACCAACGGCCCCGCGCCCTGCCTCGACCTGATCAACGGCGACTCCTGGAAAGGTCCGGGCTTTTCGTCGCCGGCGGCCATGGCCGGCTACCCGCACATCACCGTGCCCATGGGCCAGGCCCACGGCCTGCCGGTCGGCTTGTCGTTTGTGGGCGGAGCCTACCAGGAAGGACCCTTGCTCAGCTTGGCCTACGCCTACGAGCAGGCTTCAAAAAAGCGCGTGAAGCCGCAGTTTGGGGCTCCTTTCGTGGGGTAA
- a CDS encoding 2'-5' RNA ligase family protein, whose translation MLAITTLLTPQYAARINRIIKGLEMEFGLDDVQATPDPHITYQLAGVRKLSALKNVLREVAAATTPFEVHTTGLGVFPGPNPVIYIPVLRTNELNHLHQRVIQATAPLCLRTDKFSGPECWLPHISLALHDTTPELLGPVLQYLNQQTFNLRLTLDNLAILRQEGDLFLCEELFPFEGAPLPPAPAPIPVTALSQHISVSITKK comes from the coding sequence ATGCTCGCCATTACCACTTTGCTTACGCCGCAGTACGCGGCCCGCATCAACCGCATCATTAAGGGGCTGGAAATGGAGTTCGGCCTCGACGACGTGCAGGCCACCCCCGACCCGCACATTACCTACCAGCTGGCAGGAGTGCGTAAGCTTTCGGCCCTGAAGAATGTGCTGCGCGAAGTGGCCGCCGCTACCACGCCTTTCGAGGTGCACACCACCGGCCTGGGCGTGTTTCCGGGGCCCAATCCGGTGATTTATATTCCGGTGCTGCGCACCAACGAGCTCAACCACCTGCACCAGCGCGTCATTCAGGCCACGGCCCCGCTGTGCCTGCGCACCGATAAGTTTAGCGGCCCCGAGTGCTGGCTGCCTCATATTTCCCTGGCCCTGCACGATACCACGCCCGAGCTGCTGGGTCCCGTGCTGCAGTACCTCAACCAGCAAACCTTCAACCTCCGGCTCACGCTCGACAACCTGGCCATTTTGCGGCAGGAAGGCGACCTGTTCTTGTGCGAAGAGCTGTTTCCCTTCGAAGGTGCCCCACTGCCGCCCGCGCCGGCTCCCATTCCGGTTACGGCGCTTAGTCAGCACATCAGCGTGTCCATCACCAAGAAGTAA